The Deltaproteobacteria bacterium PRO3 genome contains the following window.
CTTCGGGCACTTCCAAGCTGGCCTCGGAGAGGAAGGACTTCAGGGCGGCGTTCTTGCCCAGCTCGAAGACCGCGGTCACCACCGCCTCGTCGGCCCCGGCGCGGACGGTCTCGGCGTCAGCGCGCTCGCCCAGGGCGAAGGCCAGGGCCTGCAGGAGGATGGACTTCCCCGCCCCCGTCTCGCCGGAGATGACGTGGAAGCCCCGGTCGAATTCGACCTTGACCGACTCGGCGATGTTGAAATTTTTGATATGGATCTCGGCGAGCATGGCGCGACCCTCGATGGGGCTGGGATAGCCGAGGCGGGGCAAAATGTCGATGGATTTATGGCCGAAAAGGCCGTTGCTTGGGCCCCTTCCCTTGTACTAAATCCTATAGATATGACCGATCTCTTCGAACACGCCGCCGAGCGGGAACTGCAGCAACAGGCCCCGCTGGCCGAGCGCCTGAGACCGCAGAGCCTGGACGAGGTCGTCGGCCAGCACAAGCTGCTCGGCCCCGAGGGCCCGCTGCGGGTCTTGATCGAAAGGGATCAGCTCCCCTCGATCATCCTCTGGGGTCCCCCGGGCAGCGGCAAAACCACCCTGGCCCGGGTCATCGCCCATCACACCCGCTCCAAATTCCAGGCCCTTTCCGCCGTGCTCTCCGGGGTCAAGGACCTGCGGGAGGTGGTCGAGGCGGCCAAGGCGGACTTCAAATTTTCCCGCAAACGCACCATCGTCTTTATCGACGAGATCCATCGCTTCAACAAGGCCCAGCAGGACGCCTTGCTGCCCCATCTCGAGGCCGGCACCATCACCCTGATCGGCGCCACCACCGAAAACCCCAGCTTTGAAGTGATCGGCCCCCTGCTCTCCCGCGCCCGCGTCTTCGTCTTGGAGGCCTTGAGCGAGGAAGATCTGAAGGGGCTTTTGCAGCGTGGAATCCATTCCATGGGCGTGCCGGTGGAAACCGAGGCCGAGGCCCTGCTGGTCGAGTACGCCGCCGGCGACGCGCGGCGCCTGCTCAACACCTATGAGATCGCCGCCAACTTGGCCGGAAAATCGGGGCGCGTGGACGTCAAGACCGTCGAGCAGGCCGCGCAACGCAAGACCTTGCTCTACGACAAGAGCGGCGAGGAGCACTACAACCTGATCAGCGCCTTTATTAAAAGCATGCGCAACTCCGATCCGGACGCCGCGGTCTACTACCTCGCCCGGATGTACGAGGCCGGCGAAGACCCGCTTTTCCTGGCCCGGCGCATGGTGATCTTCGCCAGCGAGGACGTGGGATTGGCCGACCCGCAGGCGATCCAGGTCGCGATCGCCGCCATGCAGTCTTATGATTTCGTGGGCCGGCCCGAGGGCTGGATCCCGCTCAGTCACTGCGCCGTCTACCTGGCCCTGGCCCCGAAGGACAACTCCAGCTACATGGCCTACCAGAACGCCAAGGCGGAGATCGAGAAGTCCGGGCCGCTGCCGACTCCCCTGCACCTGCGCAATGCGCCGACCAAGCTGATGAAGGAGCTCGGTTACCATAAAGGCTACCGCTACGCCCACGACGACCCCAAAGCGGCGCAGGAGATGGATTGCCTCCCGGAGAAACTGCGCGGCCGGAAATTCTTCCGCAAGAAGGGTGAGGCATGATCCCCTTCTACTACCGCGCTTATAAATATTCTTGGAACGAAGACCGCTACCGCACCCCGGGCGTGGACGGCCCCAAGGCGGTGCCGGAGCTAGGCTCGGACGGCGTGGCGTTGGCGCCGCAATCTTTTCCCGAGGCGGCCCCGCTGAAGGGCAGGCCTGAGGCCTCCGCCGAGGCCAAAGCCTCCGGGGCAAAGATGCCGGAAAGCGCTTATGTCGGCGCTCCGCCGTCTCCTTACGCCGACCCTCTTCCTCACCCTTTCCATATCCCCACCCAATGGGATTCCAAGGCCGTCCTGCGCGCCCTGGGTGCCCCTAAATGCTTGGTAGGTTTGGACCTTTGGGCCTTGGACTGCGGCATCCTCGACGCCGCCGAGGCCCTGGCGGAAAAATATTCCGCGCGGCTGTTGCTCGCGCACATCCACGCGGAGACGGAGGCCGACCCGGAGGGCGAGGAAATCCTGCGGCGCCTGCGGGGCCTTCACGCCCCCTACGAATACCACTCCTTCCCGGGCTCCCCGGCCGAGGTCCTGTTGAGAGAGTCCCGGCTACAGCAGGCCTCGCTGATCTTACTGGCCACCCACGGCAGGAAGGGAAAGGAACGGGTCCTCCAAGGAAGCGTCGCCGAAA
Protein-coding sequences here:
- a CDS encoding DNA repair protein RecN, which translates into the protein MLAEIHIKNFNIAESVKVEFDRGFHVISGETGAGKSILLQALAFALGERADAETVRAGADEAVVTAVFELGKNAALKSFLSEASLEVPE
- a CDS encoding replication-associated recombination protein A, with protein sequence MTDLFEHAAERELQQQAPLAERLRPQSLDEVVGQHKLLGPEGPLRVLIERDQLPSIILWGPPGSGKTTLARVIAHHTRSKFQALSAVLSGVKDLREVVEAAKADFKFSRKRTIVFIDEIHRFNKAQQDALLPHLEAGTITLIGATTENPSFEVIGPLLSRARVFVLEALSEEDLKGLLQRGIHSMGVPVETEAEALLVEYAAGDARRLLNTYEIAANLAGKSGRVDVKTVEQAAQRKTLLYDKSGEEHYNLISAFIKSMRNSDPDAAVYYLARMYEAGEDPLFLARRMVIFASEDVGLADPQAIQVAIAAMQSYDFVGRPEGWIPLSHCAVYLALAPKDNSSYMAYQNAKAEIEKSGPLPTPLHLRNAPTKLMKELGYHKGYRYAHDDPKAAQEMDCLPEKLRGRKFFRKKGEA
- a CDS encoding universal stress protein, which encodes MIPFYYRAYKYSWNEDRYRTPGVDGPKAVPELGSDGVALAPQSFPEAAPLKGRPEASAEAKASGAKMPESAYVGAPPSPYADPLPHPFHIPTQWDSKAVLRALGAPKCLVGLDLWALDCGILDAAEALAEKYSARLLLAHIHAETEADPEGEEILRRLRGLHAPYEYHSFPGSPAEVLLRESRLQQASLILLATHGRKGKERVLQGSVAERVLKQADIPVLIHRPGTRWPRLKKILLPFEDLTGAQPALGPAMKLCRGFGGELWMLHVRKDSERPSGEGDNAKDLPAGLPQEHSEIREIDARGGIPQSIAAFAEAEDIDLLVMPSQREDPSKTLLPGGVTAQVAREVHCSVLVVPK